The nucleotide sequence ggaatacccatccatggcccattttcaatgccctggccgagggaaggaggttctcgcCCAAGATTTGACCGTACATGGTCCCGTCCATCGtacctttgatgcggtgaagttgtcctgtccgcttagcagaaaaacaccccaaagcatgtttccacctccatgtttgacggtggggatgatgttcttggggtcataggcagcattcctcctcctccaaacatggcgagttgagttgatgccaaagagctccatttggtctcatctgaccacaacactatcactcagttgtcctctgaatcattcagatgttaattggcaaacttcagacgggcatgtatatgtgctttcttgagcagggggacctgcaggatttcagtccttcatggcgtagtgtgttaccaattgttttcttggtgactatggtcccagctgccttgagatcattgacaagatcctcccgtgtagttctgggctgattcctcaccgttcccatgatcattgcaactccacgaggtgagatcttgcatggagccccaggccgagggagattgacagttcttttgtgtttcttccaccaactgttgtcaccttctcaccaagctgcttggcaatggtcttgtagcccattccacccttgtgtaggtctacaatcttgtccctgacatccttggagagctctttggtcttgtccttggtggagagtttggaatctgattgattgattgcttctgtggacaggtgtcttttatacaggtaacaaactgagattaggagcactccctttaagtgTGTGCTCCGAAtatcagctcgttacctgtataaaagacacctgggagccagaaatctttcttattgagagggggtcaaatacttatttccctcattaaaatgctaaTCAATTTCTAACATTTTTTACATgcttttttctggatttttttgttgttattctgtctttcaccgttcaaataaacctaccattaaaattatagatggataatttctttgtcagtgggcaaatgtacaaaatcccCCCCCACTGTATGTCCTCTACAAAACAAAGATATATAAAGTGGCCTAATGgtccactacacagctgattcaaataatcaaagcttgatggtgttggtcatttgaatcagctgtgtagtgctagggcaaaaacaaaatgtgcacccaggggGGCCCCAGGACTGGGTTTGGGATACcccattatcaaatcaaatctttttggtcacatacaagtgtttagcagatgttattgcggttgtagtgaaatgcttgtgaaaAAAAGAGTAAGCATTTTAGGCCATGGCTATGATAAAGCGTCATTGCCCCATCTAGTGGTTTAAAAACACACAAGGAAGTCCCAAAATTTTAAGTGTGCTGTTCAGGGTATTCTCTTTCACCACCGACTCACTTTCTCTGTCGAACCAGTAGCAATTGAGCCTGTGgaagaggttatgtttagggaaATTTTAGATGTTTTAGTGCAGCATATAGTCTCTCCCCAGGACATTCAGTGTCCCCCAAGTCTCTATGCCCAAGCAGGGTAAATCCAGGGTGCAAATGCCCCTGGGAAACCCCACACTGCAGGAGCTGTTTAACAGATGACAAGGCTGCTGGACTGGGGCTCTCATCTGAAACAGAGAAGCGGAACCTATTGGCACCAATGCCTTACACACTGTAATGACTTGGAGATGAAAAGTCCAATATTGTGTTTCTTACTGTTGAAGTTGCCCATGAAGGCAATGCCCAAAGAGTCACGGTTATTGTCCTTGGTATGTGCACCCACAACACCCCAGCCTCGGCCCTCATACACTGTGCAATCTCCCCAAATAAGAAAGCTGCAAATGCAAGAAAACAGTTATTTCCATTTAGTATTATCCTGACACAATGAATGATAGAAAACACCAGGAAAGGAGAGGTCACTCACTTGTATCCAATGTCATCAAAGTTCCTATCCTGCATATGCATTGTCTGTATGTGGATGAGCTGGTCCATACATTCTCGGATGCCCCTGCAGTGCAACAGTGCAGTGTGGTGTATGACAACTCTTTGAACAGGACACTTGATGGTCTCCCGGCATCGAGGGGCTACTGCTCCCCACTGTTCCCGAGTAACCATCTCTACTGAAATGCATGCATATGGTTAACAAACCACAGTAAATCTGTGGTGTTCCATATCCAAACTATAGACATAACAATTCACTTTTGTTTACCCAGTCATAACAAAGTATCATACCTAGACCTCAAAGCATTATCAGAAAACTGAATCATTACCTTTCGATAGAACTCATAGGTACGTCCTTACCAGTGACTCTTAAATCCATGTATTATATTATCCAGACTTGCTTTTGATTTAGTCGCTAGAGGAAGTTTCCTTGACGTTCCTTAGAATAAGTTGTTAACAACATATTGTTAAAGTGGGTGTGGACTGTTTCTCCAGCGGGTTATTACATGTTTTGCGTACTTTCCTTTCACGTGCATGCCAATCACATTAGTCATGCGTTTCTCAATGACACCAACTCTCAGTGGGTCTGAAAACAACTGAAAAATACACACATTGGGAAATACACTGCAGTGACCAAACAGGTAGGCCTAGAAAAAAAAGAGAAGTCGAAGCCACACCACTAAAGAGGAACATTTCATATGCCCAGTTATAAAACACAATACTTTTTTTAACCATCTCTATTTCAGCTCTTTTGGGATGGCAAGTATTTCAACAGAGATTGGTTCAAGGGATTGTGTAACCCCGGTAATTCAGGAAATATTTAATATATACAACAGTGGCATTCACAGTTTTAGAGAAGTCCTTTTGAAAGAAATCAGAAGCAtttaaaagttgtattttttattttatttctcccagttcaaaaaaatatataataagacAAATACCTGAAAAAAGTACTAGAGCTAATACATTATTAACACAATGTCCCAACAGTTAGGTGTTCCTCCACAACAAGGTAATACATGGGATTTAAGTGGTCCATACAAATCTTAGCAGTTCCACGACATACACTCCAACAAGATGATGAAGAACTAACACAAAAAGTTAGTATTCCTGTAAATAAAGTTTCTGATTTGGCTGACTATTTTAGAACCACATAACGATCAGTCATTCTGATTTAAGCCACAGTGAACCAGTGAGACACAGTAGCCTGTTGGGTGACAGCAGACGCTGTGGATGCATACATCTGACCTCTTCTTCACTCCGTCCAGCGGTGTCCACAGTGAGGGGCCGTGCAGACATAGTACAGCCTCATGGCATCCTACATAGAAAATAAAGCAGTTACTTTCATATACACCACATATTAATGTATCTATATGGCTCAGTGGACTCTAGTATTTCTATATTTGGCTAACTCTGAGGACAGAGAATGTTCAATGATGAAAAAATAGCAACGCACCTCAGCCTTCATACTGTGGGACTGGAAAAACACTGCCTCCTTGTGACCGCAcctgaaaagagagaaaagagatcaATGTTAGATTTATTTGGAAGTTATTTTTAATTGATAGGGATGTTTGTGAATCGAAAAAGTGTGGAAAAATTGCCTGATTTCAGAGAGCTaaaggaggaagatagagagagtgttTGTTCGAGTGTGTGAGTGTTGGCCACTCTCACTTTGGGCAGGGGTGATCCTCTGTCCGGGGTAGCGTTGGATCCTGAGACACATCTGCAATTATCTGCGTCAGctcactgaggagagaagagagagagagaagagaaaggggtgAGAAAGATAAGACAAATTACTTAATTTCCCATGACAGATATATATTTCAGTGTCTGAGAATAAGTGGTGGAAAATAGGGATCACTTACTCAACTTCATGGGTGATCTTGTTGACATAGATGCAGCTGTTGTCTGCTTCTTGTTGATAGTCACAGTTCCTGCACTGTTGAGATACACAGCGGAGTCAAAAATGGTTACTACATTCATGCATTTACTTGTTTCAACAATTGAAAGCTCAAACACTTCCCAACCAATAAAGGTAGTGCATGAAACTAGCTAACTGCTGTAAGCCATTTGGAGTGGGTATATGAATGTCATCACACTTACGGCATAGAGCAGGATTCGATTCTCCTTGTCTTCTTTGGGATACAACATGTTGTTGCTAAAACAGAATGAAACCATTTTGTTATAACATTCTAGCTTGTGTTAAGATAATGGTCATAATGACAAACCAGAGATAGCGCTAGTGGGGGCACCTATCTAGGATAGCTAAACAGGTGCATTACGATTGTCTGATTAGGATGTCGTGACAGGTAACACCTGAGTAAAGGACTATGCTTGCATCTCATCTAACTCTCCGACGAGAGATATTCACATATTAACATGGGGTCAGAGAAATTAACCCAAAGCCAAGCGCTACGGAAAAGAGGATAAGGTATGAGGACAATGTAATCGCTGTCGGATAAACGCAAACAAGTGGATCAAATGAGTGAAGATGGAGAGCCTGCAATGTCTCTCAGTCAAATTCCATTGCCTAGCGACATGGACAAGAAAGGCGATTTGTATGAAAACTGGTTATTTTTCCACGGTCAGTGGGAGAAATATGAAATCGCTACAGGCTTAGATAAAAAAGACCCGCGTCAGAGTAGCAACACTGCTTAGTATAGGCTGGACCTGAAATGTTGtaataatgttttttttctgaTAACTAGCTCATTGCATCTCCCAGCTGCTTTCCGTAGTATTCACCAAAAAACATGCCTTATTTAGGTCATTTTTCACCCTGCCAGCTCCTATTTGTTCTATTGAGCACCGTGGCACCAACTCGCCTTCCAAATGTTCTATTCCCAGCTTAATGTTGTACTTCACAATGCCTGCTTTGCTATTGTTGGCAATGAGACCTGCCCACATTGCTGGTAGTTAAAATGTAATTAACAACAAATTACTAATGGAACTCTGAGGTCTTCCCATTGTTTACTATAGGGAAATAGTTATATCTGTCTATTTGGCCAAATATATGACAatgtatatatttagatttttttcaaTTTGGAACCATTTTAAAACATGAGAATCTCCTCTGTCTAATTGTGTAAGGCTGGGCAGTTTACTCTGTTGTCATCAAACTCTAGCCTCGAAATACCATTTGCCCTTGGAACGCTGCGCTCCCCCCATTGTTTTCCTATGGAGAGGCATGCTGGTCTATTTCGCCAAATATCTCGCAATgtgtatatttagatttgtttcaaGTCGGGCACAATTTTAATCAGGATAATATCTTCTTTCTAATTGCATAAGGTTGAACAGCGTACTCTGCTGTCATCGATCGCTAGACCATAAATAGTCAATAGTTGCAATTTTTCCCTAATTCCACGGTATGCAGGCATAAATACACTTGTCACTATCGAGGTTTACTAATTTACTATTCGTTTACTATTCGAGGATTACGAATTATA is from Oncorhynchus gorbuscha isolate QuinsamMale2020 ecotype Even-year linkage group LG19, OgorEven_v1.0, whole genome shotgun sequence and encodes:
- the pglyrp5 gene encoding peptidoglycan recognition protein 5 isoform X1 yields the protein MDLRVTVEMVTREQWGAVAPRCRETIKCPVQRVVIHHTALLHCRGIRECMDQLIHIQTMHMQDRNFDDIGYNFLIWGDCTVYEGRGWGVVGAHTKDNNRDSLGIAFMGNFNNESPSPAALSSVKQLLQCGVSQGHLHPGFTLLGHRDLGDTECPGERLYAALKHLKFP
- the pglyrp5 gene encoding peptidoglycan recognition protein 5 isoform X2, with the translated sequence MDLRVTEMVTREQWGAVAPRCRETIKCPVQRVVIHHTALLHCRGIRECMDQLIHIQTMHMQDRNFDDIGYNFLIWGDCTVYEGRGWGVVGAHTKDNNRDSLGIAFMGNFNNESPSPAALSSVKQLLQCGVSQGHLHPGFTLLGHRDLGDTECPGERLYAALKHLKFP
- the pglyrp5 gene encoding peptidoglycan recognition protein 5 isoform X3, with product MVTREQWGAVAPRCRETIKCPVQRVVIHHTALLHCRGIRECMDQLIHIQTMHMQDRNFDDIGYNFLIWGDCTVYEGRGWGVVGAHTKDNNRDSLGIAFMGNFNNESPSPAALSSVKQLLQCGVSQGHLHPGFTLLGHRDLGDTECPGERLYAALKHLKFP
- the polr2i gene encoding DNA-directed RNA polymerase II subunit RPB9, whose protein sequence is MDIEGGTYEPGFVGIRFCQECNNMLYPKEDKENRILLYACRNCDYQQEADNSCIYVNKITHEVDELTQIIADVSQDPTLPRTEDHPCPKCGHKEAVFFQSHSMKAEDAMRLYYVCTAPHCGHRWTE